One window from the genome of Cricetulus griseus strain 17A/GY chromosome 2, alternate assembly CriGri-PICRH-1.0, whole genome shotgun sequence encodes:
- the Ankrd12 gene encoding ankyrin repeat domain-containing protein 12 isoform X3 gives MVNVPELLLDQSASRNDAKIVNSEEAHSVNPSSVDENIDSEPEKDPFICESKVLPSKAPLPSALDEYEFKDDDEEEIGRMIDDRHILRKEQRKESELEAEKSGLFAKQEKAFYCKSFKAKKQKPSRVLYSSTDSSDEDLLQGSKRASTTCSVPETSSADTQARREYEYKQKGKVKRKLKNQNKNKENQELKQEKEGKENTRITNLTVNTALDCSEKTREEGNFRKSFSPKDDTSLHLFHISTGKSPKHACGLSEKQSTPLKQEHTKACISPGSSEMSLQPDLARYDTTEPEFLPENTNLKSYKHKEKSKHQKDFHLEFGEKSNAKMKDEDHNPTFENSECTLKKMDKEGKTLKKHKLKHKEREKEKHRKEADSEKEKYRNKGNPEELQRGIEFDREFWKENFFKSDETEDLFLNMEHESLTEKKSKLEKNMKDDKSTKEKHVSKERSFKEEREKTKKESEKSLREEKLKEDRDSMSTEKDVECGSVGIALNQESVGPHSAEKEMDIEKQEKHTREREKSDRRFQTKEKEVEKTERKFSEKEKKMRHEHKSEKEKWDFSENVDRIKEKDKLWSQQTERCQKEGEKTKNTVKKTDDRERNREKVDRKHDKERPEKERCLAESKEKHLEKKKCDNSEYTKSEKARNKDREGEKKEKFRDKESINITNSRHLQEEKRSSIGDSSSKIQHEKTVSLKEKARDEPLKTPDGKEKDKKDIDRYKERDKRKDKIQLNTLIKLKSETDKPKPKSSPASKDTRPKEKRLVNDDLMQTSFERMLSLKDLEIEQWHKKHKEKIKQKEKERLRNRTCLELKVKDKDKTKHTPTESKSKEFARSRSSELTDAYNKEKQSKDAGSNRSQCVDSKNVLNLGKSPFIPENSSNRSPRSESERLGLSSRSVSMISVASSEDSCHTVTTPRPPVEYDSDFMLEGSESQLSFSQSPFLPNAKSPALYERELESLADLPERLKAPCTNRVPVCHLRSSSVEDVKVIPSEARPAVEIRRCSMPSVICEPTKHFQIPEESAQGSLAVPRETCPSPKPEVSSAVPERGLPHVSEFHPNLAGSPTRSVNSRYISSDTNVIKSVSLVGTLMDSPMNLEPSNQVGVIQNKSWEMPAEKLESLSTNDLICPDPSTSDQDSSAQSFCHSENKTLREQNTDCLSSPQTEMPGKSCAQDAASLLSSLQPCSFSNQAHSDAESASKAVSLSCGASQEPGVLQERNAGHVISSVLDSDNNFTKEMENAFVLADIQKTNSFVPVYSESTVQETLASFEKASTLLVLPSGKDFSGSDGASQMSTQYTFSKLTYKSSSSHQVEKSIDDTQVTSHEKEKRLQGLVLTQLSKCDSDLYGMDAGMPKGSLSDQDPAKHSPGSEKYLLPIEDEESQQSPLSSVESHSQPSAQPELHKYDQLTKGDLEESAEDDKTENQHPQRLTRNKVSPVVSQSKQILAGCTLLPEKDSDSSPRGRIRLTEDDDPQIHHPRKRKVSRVPQPVQVSPSLLQAKEKTQQSLAAIVDSLKLDEIQPYSSERANPYFEYLHIRKKIEEKRKLLCSVIPQAPQYYDEYVTFNGSYLLDGNPLSKICIPTITPPPSLSDPLKELFRQQEVVRMKLRLQHSIEREKLIVSNEQEVLRVHYRAARTLANQTLPFSACTVLLDAEVYNVPLDSQSDDSKTSVRDRFNARQFMSWLQDVDDKFDKLKTCLLMRQQHEAAALNAVQRLEWQLKLQELDPATYKSISIYEIQEFYVPLVDVNDDFELTPI, from the exons ATTCAGAAGAGGCTCATTCTGTAAATCCTTCTAGTGTTGATGAAAATATTGActcagaaccagagaaagacccttTCATCTGTGAAAGTAAAGTTCTCCCAAGTAAAGCCCCGCTCCCATCTGCTTTGGATGAGTACGAGTTCAAAGACGATGACGAAGAAGAGATAGGTCGGATGATCGACGACAGGCATATTCTTAGAAAAGAGCAACGAAAAGAGAGTGAATTGGAAGCAGAAAAGAGTGGTTTGTTTGCAAAACAGGAGAAAGCCTTCTATTGTAAATCATTTAAAGCTAAGAAGCAGAAGCCGTCGAGGGTTCTGTATTCCAGCACCGACAGTTCTGATGAAGACCTTCTCCAGGGCAGCAAAAGGGCTTCTACTACATGTTCTGTCCCTGAAACATCCAGTGCTGACACGCAAGCCAGAAGAGAATATGAATATAAACAGAAAGGCAAAGtgaagaggaaattaaaaaaccagaataaaaacaaagagaaccaAGAGCTGAAacaagagaaagaggggaaagaaaacacCAGAATAACAAACTTGACAGTTAATACTGCACTGGATTGTTCAGAGAAAACCAGAGAGGAGGgcaattttaggaaatcttttaGCCCAAAAGATGATACTTCGCTACACTTATTCCATATTTCCACTGGTAAATCTCCCAAACATGCTTGTGGATTAAGTGAAAAACAGTCCACACCACTAAAGCAAGAACATACGAAAGCATGTATCTCTCCAGGGAGCTCTGAAATGTCGCTACAGCCCGATCTTGCTCGGTACGATACTACAGAACCTGAATTCTTAccagaaaacacaaatttaaaatccTATAAGCATAAGGAAAAAAGCAAACATCAGAAAGATTTCCACCTAGAATTTGGTGAAAAATCTAATGCCAAAATGAAAGATGAGGATCACAATCCAACCTTTGAAAACTCAGAGTGCACGCTGAAGAAGATGGATAAAGAGGGTAAGACACTGAAAAAACACAAGCTGAAGcataaagagagggagaaggagaagcacagaaaggaagctgacagtgagaaagaaaaatacagaaacaagggTAACCCTGAAGAGCTGCAGAGGGGCATTGAGTTTGACAGAGAGTTTTggaaagagaatttttttaaaagcgaTGAAACTGAAGatctctttttaaatatggaaCATGAGTCCCTaacagaaaaaaagtcaaaactggaaaaaaacatgaaagatgacaaatcaactaaagaaaaacatgtctcaaaagaGAGGAGCTTTAAAGAAGAGCGGGAAAAGActaaaaaggaaagtgaaaaatCTCTTAGGGAGGAGAAGctgaaagaagacagagacagcatGTCCACAGAGAAAGACGTGGAGTGTGGTTCTGTGGGCATCGCTCTAAACCAGGAGTCTGTCGGGCCACACTCAGCTGAAAAGGAGATGGACATtgagaaacaagaaaagcatacgagagaaagggaaaagtctGACAGAAGATTTCAAACTAAGGAAAAAGAGGTggagaaaactgaaagaaaattttcagaaaaagaaaagaagatgcgACATGAACATAagtcagaaaaggagaaatgggaCTTTAGTGAGAATGTTGACAGAATCAAAGAGAAGGACAAGCTGTGGTCACAGCAGACAGAGAGGTGtcagaaagagggggagaagacaAAAAACACGGTTAAAAAAACtgatgacagagagagaaacagagaaaaagtggATAGAAAGCATGACAAAGAAAGGCCTGAAAAAGAGAGATGTTtagcagaaagcaaagaaaagcacttggagaaaaaaaagtgTGATAATAGTGAGTATACTAAGTCAGAAAAGGCCAGAAATaaagacagggaaggagagaagaaggaaaaattcaGAGATAAAGAAAGTATAAACATAACCAACTCCAGACATTTACAAgaagaaaaaaggtcaagtatAGGAGACAGTAGTAGTAAAATCCAGCATGAGAAAACTGTGTCCCTTAAAGAAAAGGCAAGGGATGAACCTTTGAAAACTCCAGATggcaaagagaaagataaaaaagataTAGACAGATACAAAGAACGAGACAAACGTAAAGATAAAATCCAACTAAATACTCTAATCAAGCTAAAGTCTGAGACAGATAAGCCTAAACCTAAATCATCACCAGCCTCAAAAGACACTCGCCCTAAGGAAAAGCGGTTAGTGAATGATGACTTAATGCAGACAAGCTTTGAACGGATGCTCAGCCTTAAAGACCTAGAAATAGAACAGTGGCACAAGAAACATAaggaaaaaattaagcaaaaagaaaaggaacgATTAAGAAATCGTACTTGTTTAGAGCTTAAAgtaaaagataaagataaaacaaagcaTACACCCACTGAATCAAAAAGTAAAGAATTTGCCAGATCAAGAAGTTCAGAACTGACTGATGCTTATAACAAGGAGAAGCAATCTAAAGATGCTGGCAGTAACCGGTCACAATGTGTTGACAGCAAGAATGTGCTGAATTTAGGGAAGTCACCCTTTATTCCAGAGAACAGCTCAAACCGCTCTCCTCGCTCGGAAAGTGAGAGGCTGGGCCTGAGCTCCAGATCTGTGTCCATGATTTCTGTTGCTAGTTCAGAAGATTCTTGCCACACAGTGACGACCCCCCGGCCTCCTGTTGAATATGACTCTGACTTTATGTTGGAGGGCTCAGAATCTCAATTGTCATTTTCCCAGTCACCTTTTCTGCCAAATGCCAAATCTCCAGCCCTTTATGAAAGGGAGCTGGAGAGCCTTGCTGACCTGCCGGAACGACTTAAAGCACCATGTACAAACAGAGTTCCGGTGTGCCATCTCAGGTCATCTTCCGTGGAAGATGTCAAAGTAATTCCTAGTGAGGCACGGCCTGCTGTAGAAATCAGAAGATGCAGCATGCCCTCAGTCATTTGTGAACCCACAAAACATTTCCAGATACCGGAAGAAAGCGCCCAAGGCAGCTTAGCTGTGCCACGAGAGACCTGTCCTTCTCCCAAACCTGAAGTGTCTTCAGCAGTGCCAGAAAGAGGGCTTCCACATGTGTCTGAGTTCCACCCCAACTTGGCCGGCTCTCCAACTAGGTCTGTAAACAGCAGGTACATTTCATCTGATACAAACGTAATCAAGAGTGTCAGTCTTGTGGGCACTTTAATGGACAGTCCGATGAACTTGGAACCTTCTAATCAGGTTGGAGTGATCCAGAACAAATCCTGGGAGATGCCTGCTGAAAAACTGGAGTCTTTAAGCACCAATGACTTGATCTGCCCAGACCCTAGCACATCTGATCAGGATTCCTCTGCTCAGAGCTTCTgtcattcagaaaacaaaacgTTAAGAGAACAGAATACTGACTGCTTATCCTCACCGCAGACTGAAATGCCAGGAAAGTCGTGTGCTCAGGATGCAGCGTCTCTTCTGTCCTCACTGCAACCCTGCTCCTTTTCCAACCAGGCGCATTCAGATGCTGAGTCAGCTTCGAAAGCTGTGTCTTTGTCATGTGGTGCcagccaagagccaggtgttttACAAGAGAGAAATGCAGGGCATGTGATTAGCTCTGTTTTAGATAGCGATAATAACTTTACAAAGGAGATGGAAAATGCATTTGTCCTAGCAGATATTCAGAAGACTAATTCTTTTGTACCAGTTTACTCTGAAAGCACTGTTCAAGAAACACTCGCAAGCTTTGagaaggcaagcactttacttgtATTGCCGTCAGGAAAGGACTTCAGTGGAAGCGATGGTGCTTCTCAGATGAGTACACAGTATACCTTTAGCAAACTCACTTACAAGTCTTCCAGTAGCCACCAAGTCGAGAAGAGCATAGATGATACTCAAGTTACctcacatgaaaaagaaaagagactgcAGGGTTTGGTCTTGACTCAGTTGAGTAAATGTGACTCTGATTTGTACGGAATGGATGCAGGGATGCCCAAAGGAAGCCTCAGTGACCAGGACCCTGCAAAGCACAGCCCTGGCAGTGAAAAGTACTTGCTTCCCATTGAAGATGAGGAATCCCAGCAGAGCCCTTTGTCAAGTGTGGAGAGCCATTCGCAGCCCTCAGCTCAGCCGGAGTTGCACAAATACGACCAGCTCACCAAAGGAGACTTAGAAGAAAGTGCTGAAGATGATAAAACTGAAAACCAGCACCCCCAAAGACTGACTAGAAACAAAGTGAGCCCAGTGGTCAGTCAGAGCAAGCAGATTCTTGCTGGTTGTACACTCTTGCCAGAAAAAGACAGCGACTCCTCCCCGAGGGGAAGAATAAGGCTCACTGAAGACGACGACCCTCAGATTCACCATCCACGGAAGAGGAAAGTGTCCCGGGTTCCTCAGCCTGTGCAAGTGAGCCCCTCTTTACTGCAGGCAAAGGAGAAGACTCAGCAATCTCTTGCAGCCATTGTAGATTCTCTAAAACTAGATGAGATACAACCATACAGTTCTGAGAGAGCAAATCCATATTTTGAATATTTGCACATcaggaaaaaaattgaagaaaaacgCAAGTTACTATGTAGCGTTATTCCTCAAGCTCCTCAGTATTATGATGAATATGTAACATTTAATGGATCATATCTCCTGGATGGAAACCCCTTAAGCAAGATTTGTATTCCTACA ATTACACCACCACCTTCGCTGTCAGATCCACTTAAAGAACTCTTTCggcaacaggaagtagtaagAATGAAACTACGTTTGCAGCATAGTATCGAAAGG